CGACCAGCTCGGGCAGCGCCAGGCCGTTGGTGGACATGCACAGCTTGATGTCGGGCGCCTGCTCCTGCAGCATGCGGAAGGTGTCGAAGGTCTTTTTCGGGTTGGCCAGCGAATCGCCGGGGCCGGCCACGCCAAGCACCGTCATTTGCGGAATCTCGCTGGCCACGGCCACGACCTTCCTGACGGCCTGCTCGGGCGTCAGCTTTTGCGAGACCACGCCGGGGCGCGATTCGTTGCTGCAGTCGTATTTGCGGTTGCAGTAATTGCACTGGATGTTGCAGGCCGGCGCCACGGCGACGTGCATCCGGGCGTAGTGGTGGTGGGCTTCTTCGGAGTAGCAAGGGTGGTTCTTGACCTTGTCCCAGATCTCTAGCGGCATGTCGTCGGGGCCGGCTGACGTTCCGCAAGTGGCCTTGCTTTCGTCATCGAGCGTATCGCAGCCGCCACTGCTTTTCGGCAGTTCGAGTGCGGCCCCCAGGGGTTTGATCTGACCTATGCTGACATAGGTTGTGGCGGGCATGGAACCGGTGTTTGCGCTTGCTTGCATGGAAACCCTTTCGCGACCGACCATGGCCGCATGGGAGTTCTATAGCTAAATCCATGCCAGCTAAAAAATCCTTATAAATCAATGAGTTGAAGGATTTGTCGGATGTGTCACATGCGACATGGCGCACAATTTTTTCAAGCTGTTGTCAGTGATGCGACAAAGGCCACAAGACTCTGTGGCGCTTCGTGGTTGGGCTGGCTTTGCGTGGTTGGGCTGGCCGGGAGTCGCCCGGCAGCGACTCACTTTTCTTTGCTTCGCCAAAGAAAAGTAAGCAAAAGAAAGGCGACCCGCAGTCCGAGTCCCTACGCTTCGCTTCGGGCAACCTGCGCTACGCCACAAAAGCGGGGGTCCGCGCAAACTCGCTTCGCTCAAACAGCGCGCGGCCCTGATCCCGCTTTTGCGGCGCAGCACAGGCCCGGCCAGGACGGGTTTGGGGTCGGATTCGGAGTCGGAGTCGGGAGCAGAGCGCGCATGGCGCGCTCTGCGTATTCGGCTGTTGGGCTGCTGGTATTGGTTTTTTCCCCGAGCCCCCTTCTGTCAGCGCTGAGGAGCGGAAGGCCAGACGGATCAGGGCTCGTGCTTGTTTGAGGCGATAGCCGAGTTTGCACGAGACCCCGGCTGGACTGAGCACCGCAGGGTGCCCGAAGCGAAGCGTAGGGTCGCAGACAGTAGGGTCGCCTTTTCTTTGCTTACTTTCTTTTGGCGAAGCAAAAGAAAGTGAGTCGCCGCCGGGCGACTCCCGGCCAGCCCAACCCAGAAGCGCCAACCCAGCCACAAATCAAGCACAGGATTTCGCAAAAGCCTCAAGCCAAGCGCCAGCCCGCAGCATGCACTGAATAATTAAGAAATTACAAGCGTTTCAGTGCTCTTGCGCAATAAGGACGGTCGTGAGCAGCTATCAATAAAGGAGTAAAAAAGCAGCGACCACCAAACCAGCCTGAAAAACCACTCAAAACTTGCGCACTTCGATGTCGTGCTTTTGCAGCGCGTAGCCCATCTGGCGTGGCGATATCTTCAGCAGGCGGGCCGCCTTGGCCTGAACCCAGCCGCAGCGCTCCATCGCCCAGACCAGCCGTTCGCGCTCGCCGTCGGGCTTGCCATCGTCGGTTCGGGTAAGCGCCTCATCGGACTCATCCATGCCATCGTCGAAAGCGGTGGCTTGCGGCCTGGAATCGGCGGGTAGCGGCAGGCCGGCGTTGCCGCCGGCATCGGAACGCGGCGGGACCATAGGCACTTCGGTGATTGGAATGTCGGCCAGTCGCGCGGGACGCACCGCGTCGATGCGTTCGTTGTGATGCAGCACCTGGGTCAGGCAGCGGTTGCTCTGGCATGGAAACGCCAGATCGTTGATGACGTTGTCATGCGTCATGGTGGCCGTGCGTTCGACGCAGTTCTCCAGCTCGCGCACGTTGCCGGGCCAGTAGCAGCTGCTCAGCACCCGCATGGCGGCCGGGCTGAACTGGATGGCGCGCACGTTCTCGCGGTTGAAGCGCGCCAGGAAATGCCCAGCCATCGCCGGAATGTCCTCGCGCCGCTCCCGCAGCGGCGGCAGCTGGATGCTGACCACGTTGATGCGGTAGTAAAGATCGGCGCGGAACTCGCCAGCCTGCACCATGCGCTCAAGGTTACGGTTGGTGGCCAGAATCAGCCGCACATCCACCTTGACCGGGGCCGAGCCACCGACCCGCTCGAATTCACGCTCCTGCAGCACGCGCAGCAGCTTGGCCTGGAACGCGGCTGAAATATCGCCGATTTCGTCCAGGAACAGCGTGCCGCCATGCGCCAACTCGAAGCGGCCCTTGCGCTGGCCCTGCGCGCCGGTGAAGGAGCCTTTCTCGTGGCCGAACAGCTCACTTTCAAGCAGCGATTCGGTCAGCGCCGCACAGTTGACACAGACAAAGGCTTCGCGCTTGCGCGGCGAAAGGTTATGAATCGCGCGCGCAATCACCTCCTTGCCGGTGCCGCTCTCGCCGCGCAGCAGCACCGTGGTGCGCGCCGGCGCGACCTGGTG
This DNA window, taken from Polaromonas hydrogenivorans, encodes the following:
- the nifA gene encoding nif-specific transcriptional activator NifA; translated protein: MVNTQMTEARRELNAVYEVSKTLATSLDVAKTFREALNYLVQAFDWRRAFVVIGEPEGRLRGLCAVGLTREEQQRLQFQSGEGIVGRVYANGIQVMVPDVNAEPLFLNRTGGADQSPGVGVAMLVTPIRADRRTVGVLAIDCLNPGERRGFSDNLQLLKMVATLMGQALLLNRSVSAAHDSLQDEVRRMHKVLKPSKQIEQVVGISAPMQDVFEQVHQVAPARTTVLLRGESGTGKEVIARAIHNLSPRKREAFVCVNCAALTESLLESELFGHEKGSFTGAQGQRKGRFELAHGGTLFLDEIGDISAAFQAKLLRVLQEREFERVGGSAPVKVDVRLILATNRNLERMVQAGEFRADLYYRINVVSIQLPPLRERREDIPAMAGHFLARFNRENVRAIQFSPAAMRVLSSCYWPGNVRELENCVERTATMTHDNVINDLAFPCQSNRCLTQVLHHNERIDAVRPARLADIPITEVPMVPPRSDAGGNAGLPLPADSRPQATAFDDGMDESDEALTRTDDGKPDGERERLVWAMERCGWVQAKAARLLKISPRQMGYALQKHDIEVRKF